The Methanosarcina barkeri MS DNA window TCAAGAGCAGGCCAGGAAAGTACCTGCTAATAGCCACTGGATCGTAGTCCTGACTCTTGTTTTTCCGCTAATTCCTTTTGCAGCACTCTTTGGTTTCAAACCTACCTTTACAGGTCATTTTAATTCTTGGAGCCATAATAGGACTTTATATCATTACGGCTGAGGCGATAAAGAGAATTTTTTATAAAAAAGTAAAATTTTAAGGGCTACCTGTACTGACAGCTATACTGATGGGAGAAACTCCGGTTTACCTTGAAGTTACTCAGGCTTGCCTTCATCATAACCTGTCCCGTCCGGCAGAAAAGGAGTGAAGATAACTATTGTAAACAGCAACAAAAAAGTGCCGTACATTTTGATCGTTGTCTCAAACGTAGCATAGAAAATGAAAACCACAAGCATGACCCAGACAATGAAACTGAGCTGAAGAGCAATTTTTACTCTATATATAGTTTCCGTGCTTTCGCTCAACAAAATCCCCCTTAAAGAATCCATTCGAAATCCCAAGTAAAAATGATTTCCGATTGGATAAATAAGTGTTTGTCAAAAAGAAAGATCAAAAGACGTCTCAAAAAATCGGAATGTAAAAAATCTCCCTTTAAAGAGCTACCTGATATCCCGGTAATCCTGAGCCCGGTAATGCTAAAGGATGCGAATCTTCAGTATCCAGCATAATGAATCTTCAGTATCCAGCATCAAGTAGCATGAATGATAACTCCAGAAACGTATGCTGATTCTATAATTATTGAAACTTAATAACTCGAATCCAACAAAGCATTAAATCTCAATAAACCGGAGTAATCTATCTCCTTCGCTTACACGCCTGAGAAAATCTTCTCTGCCAATATAGGGAACTCCGGCAATTATCGAATCCGCAGCTTTCTTGCCAATCCCGGGAAGTTCCCGGATAAGATTGGGAGAAGCGGCGTTAATAGGCAGAGGATATGGTATGCCAGTAATCGAACGCATTCCATGTCCTGTGACCGTAACATCAGTAAATTTTCGCAAAGGCAGAGAAGCAGGAATTCCAACCAGCAATGGGTATGAGCCAAGCTGCCTCCCGAAAGTAATTCCTTTTTCCCGAACCTCACACATTACATCCCTGAGCACAGTACCTTCAGGCACAACACGCCGCAACATTGGAAGGTCAATATTCTTTCTTACCCGTTCCTTATAGTCCAGAAAGATTTTTTTATGCTTCCTCGCAGCTTCATCTTTTCCATACATAGGGGTTCCGGGAAAAGCCATGACCTGGCGAATATTGATCCTGCGCAAGAGCAATCCAGAATCGAGCACTTCATTCAGAAAATTATAGTTAAGTTGGAAAGTTTTCTTGGATTCACCCATCAGCCCATGCACAAAATTGATGCCCGGAAGAATTTCGGGAAGCCCGTTTGCTCCTCGAACTGCCCCAAGCCTGTTCACAAGTTTGATTGCTTCAAAGACCTCTTCAGAGGTTGCCTTAAGGGAATTGGCTTCAATTACTGCCCTGTCGGCACTCTCCATTCCAAAAGCTGCCACATCCCCTGCCGTATGATATTTAATTATTGTCTTCAGGACCTGTTCAGATTCTTCAGGATAAGTTGCAAGCGTAATTGGGTTTGCATTGTCCATATGGAGCACAGACAGCTCTGGAGCCGAGTTTCGGATTCCTCTATAGAGCCTTTCAATAGCTACTGGATCAGGCTTTGGAACAGGCCCTCCAGCATCCTTGCCATGATAGGAAAAAAGATCCGGCTGCCTACCTATCCTGAAGTAGCGGGCTCCATGGGAGTAGAGAGCGGATGCTTCGGAAATTACATCGTCTATGGGCCGGTATTCGGAAGCCCCATAAAAGGGCTCTGTACAAAAAGAACAGTGAACATGCCTGCCACAACCTCTGTAGGTCTCAAGCTCGCACATACAGTAAGGATAGTCAGAGTGCTGCCTGATCAAAAAAGCTCCCCTTGATCCCCAGCGTCCAATTTCGGCTGTTGTCCTGAAGCGGTGATCTACAGCTTCAGGATTTCTGAGCCTCACAGCAGAACTTCCGGTAACGCCATCCTTAAAAAGATCATAGACAAAAGCTTCAAGGTCCATTCTGGCAAGCACTGCACCTGACAGGTGTATCCTGCTTTCAGTACCTTTTGCGGCCCTTCCGCCTTCGCCGCTGAAACCGAGCCTGATAGGCCCGCCTATAACTTTTACCCCGTGTGCAGTCCGGAAAATTGTCTCGATTTCCCCGAGTGTAATTGGAGAAGCCCGAAGATATTTACCTGGCACCGTCGTGCCTGCTATAATGATAACAAGGTCCGCTTTCCCTGTGAGTTCCCCTGCTCCGGGCGGGTTTTCTCTCAGGGTGTCAATGGTCAGGTAGTGAATTTCCATTTCGGAAAGCCCGCGTTCTCTGAGAGCGCCTGCTATATAACGCGGATAAGGAGAAAGGTAAGGAGGAACCCCAAGACAGGCAGGTTCATCCACATAGCCGTCTATAATAAGTGCTTTCATGTCAATTCTTGTTTCCATTTGCTCTATGATCGAAAGTATACAGTCCAATCAGATATAAGTTACAGATAAATTACAGATGTTAAAACAGTTGAAAGATATCTATTCAAGTGAATAAAAAAGTAAAAAACACTTTCACAGGAATAAAATAATCTGTTAAAAGATAAGAGAATAAAAACTTAAAAAATAATTAGGGCCGGGACCGAGAATCGAACTCGGGTCGTAGCCTCCACAGGGCCACAGGATGGACCTCTACCCTACCCCGGCCACAGGGGTCTGGTACTTCAGATTGAAGCAAGCTATAGAAGGAGTTTTTTTATATAAAGTTTTTGCCGGAAAAGACAGGAGACCCTTTTCAGAAAAAGAAAGGCTATGTTTTCCGGCTCGCAAAACGCACAAAACCTGGCTAAAAATTTTTTCTGGATCGGGATCAGAGTTTCTTAAGCTTTTCAAGGGCAAGTTTTGCAGCCTTTTCTCCCGAGAGAAGCATACCTCCGAAAACTGGGCCCATTCTTGGGGAGCAGGTTGCGGCATTTGCAGCCATGCCCGCAACGATCAGGCCCGGATAAATTTCCTTGGTTGCGTCAACAACCAGTTGCTCGCCAACCTCTGACCACATAGGTTTTTCTCCGAGCTTTCCGAGGTTTCCGATTTTTGCATTGGGAATTTTCCTGAGAATTGTATTACATACAACAGCTTCATGCCCTGTCCCATCAATTACGAGCTTTGTTCGGATCATGAGAGGATCGACGTGCAGACGCTGTGCTGTGACCGGCCCCCAGTTGACGACGATTCCGGTAACCCTATCGTTTTCCCGAATCATTACATCCTCAAAGCTCACAAGATTGAAAACCTCAGCTCCGGCTGAAGTTGCCCCTGAAATCAGCTTCCCGACGGACTCTACGGAATTAGCCACATAGTACCCGGGCTGGTACTCTTTATACCTGATCCCGAAGTCGTCAAGGATGCGGCAGGCTTCTTCCTGTACAACGATACGCGGAAACATCATGCCTCCAGCCCACATACCGCCCCCTAGCGATAACTTTTGTTCGTAAATGGCAACCTTTGCTCCTGCCTCCGCAAGATACCTTGCAGCCACAAGGTTTGCAGGCCCTCCTCCTATAAGTGCCACATCAACTTCCGTGTAGTCAAGGAAGGTTTTAGAGTACTCATCAAAAATTGCCCGTGTGATTATGACTTCGTCAAGTTCCATTTTAATCTCTCGTAAAGCTTCTAAATTAAAAGCCGGAAGAATAGCCCGGCCTTATCAGGAACAAACCAGGAATTGTAAACCCCAATTTGTCATCATGAAAATTCACATTTTGATTATAGGCATTGCTTTTAAAGTTGTTGGAATCGGTGGAGTAGAAAGGAAAAATAGATGATGAATGTACTCGAAGAAAGTTTCCTCGAAACTGAGACGTTTGCGAAGATTTCAGGGAGGGATCAACAGCCGAGATTGAACTACAGTTACGAAGCAGCTGAAAGTTATGAAGCAGCTAAACTTTCCCCAAGAAAATCAGAGTTGCGCTGGGAAACTCCACAGTAAGCTGCGAGGTATTCAACTGAAATAAAAAAAGAAGTTTATAACCCGCTCACTATTTCAAGAAAAGCGGGCCGCTTCTTAAATTCATATTTCAGGTCGGAAAAACGTTTTACCCAACCGGCTTCATTATTTAAGATATTGATATAGATATCTTTGACCTTTCCAAGATATTTGGCTGCAATGCTGTATGTTTTTCTATTCCCGTTCGGTATGTTTCGATATGCTTTTTGCCAGTAATATTCGATGATTAAATGATAGGACAATTTTGATGAGTTTGCAGATAAATTGGTTTATCTGGAAAATCATTTACCAATTTATCTGCAAACTCATCAAAATTGTCCTCAATAGAATAACCGAACCTGTTTTTAGGAGGATTGAAAATTGATTTGAGAACTGTTTTTTTCATACCTTTATCCAGACAAATTTTCAAATAATCGTGAAAGTCTTTTTTTGATCTTATTGAATATTTCAGGCTCAATAGATTTCCAATCAGGTACTTTCAGAAATCCTTTCAGCTTTTTGTACTCTTCATAGTATGTATCTCTGGTAAACTCAAATGACTTTAAAAGTGCAGCTTTTGCATGCTCATAGTCTCCTTTTAACCTGTAATATTCAAATAACCTGTCCAGCATGTTCTTCTGCTCAGTATTGCGAGATAATGCTGTCTGCACAAGCCGCTCAAGGTTAGCTGTATCTCCTTTTTTGGAATAATACTCCCAAAGGAATTCAAATAACTTAGTAACCCAGCCTTCCCCTTTTAGAATACCCATTTCTGCCGTTTCCAGGGCTTTAACCCGATCCCTCTTTTCTATATAATATTCAACCAGGTCCCAGTAATCCATTCCATAATTGAGTGTTTGCATGCGCTTCTGCAGATAAGCTTCGTCATTGTGAAGGTATTCTCTCTGGATCTTCATAACCTGTTCTTTTCTCCAGTCAGAAAGATATTCATCAAGTTTTTTCACGAGATATTCCCATTCTTCTTTTGTCTGGCAGATCTCAAAAAAAATATCCAGCAAGCCATCAAAACCTGAATTTTTGATATTGTACTCCTCAAAGGCTTCGTCTAAAAATTCAAGCTTTGCAGTAGTTGACAGGCCACCTTCTTTAATCAATTCCGAAATTTTTTCCAGATAACCGAATGCCTCCTCTTCATCATCTTCTGGGCCGCCTCCAAGCTCGTTGAATTCTGAGATGATGCTCCTGGCATCTTCTCAGTATTCAAACAATAGCCCATCATTTATGGAGACTACATCGTCATCTGTTAGGGCTTCCGGCATTGACTCCTGTTTTTCTTTGAACCATTCCAGGACCAGTTGATGTAATTCTGGCTTTTTAATCAGCAGGGTGCTTACCAAGTCGTAAAAGTCTGAGGTATTTAAATCCCGCAGGCGTGCATATAATAAAAATTTTTCAGGCTGTATGTTATTTTTGGTCACTGTCAGACTCCTATTTTTCTCATCAGCAATATATCAATCATTACACTTAAGCTAAAAATGGTAGTCATGAGGATAAATAAGGCAACTACTCAAAAAGGTACAATGAATTTTTGTTGCAACAATTACACAGGTGTGACTAGATTATCTGTGATAGTTAAAGCTACCATAAGAATCCTATTGAAAATCCAGTAAGTTTGCATTTGAAACCTGTCAAATTTAAAAATTGGCAGCGCGAATTAATAAGAACTTTATGAGAAAACAGGTCATTTAGGAAGTAGATTCCTTGAAAGTTATAGTACTTATAGAGGAGAAGTTATTATTATAAAGGGGGATTTATTTTGCCAGAAAAAGACAAAGAACCATCTTTCCAGCCTGAACCGATACCTGAACCTGAGCCTGAACCTGTTCCTCCACCTGAGCCGATACCTCATCCGGAGCCGGAAATTGAGCACGATAAGAAACCAAAGAAAATAGAGTAATTTCGGTAAAGTAAGACAGCTATGACTCGAAAATTTATATAGCTCACTGTGAGCAGGACGAACCACTTGCTCAGGAACTTGCCAGAGCTCTATGGGCCGTGGAGCTGGAAAGCTTTTCATCCCTGTACAGAAAAGCTAGAATTCTTTCCCAAGGTGAAAGGATACGTTTTGGTATTCGCCAATCAGATTGTGTTATCCCGATCCTCACACAGAAAGGTGCAGTGTCTCCAGAAGTAAATCAGGAGATTGGCCTTGCAATCGGAGCCGACCAGCTTATAATTCCGCTGGTAGAAACGGGAGTCGAATTACCTATCCTTATACACCATCTCCAGCCTATTGTCTTTTCTCCTGAAGCTTATGAAGATGCTCTGGGAAAACTAATACAGAACCTGAGAGAACTAACCAGGCTTGACTGGCTAAAGATAACGTGCCCCTATTGTGGAGAGGAAATGACGCAGTATATTTCACCTCAGGAAGAGGTAGAGAGCTCTTCTTGCAGGGACGCACCTTGAGACAAGATGCAGTTACTGCCAGAAAAATATTTACCTGGACCCAAGAACCTTCAGACCTATACTCTAATTATTGATTAGCAACTGGGTTGGGAACAGATAAAGGGGGCAAATTGATGGAAAGAAAAGCGACAAATAAAATAAAAGATGAGCCTGGAGAGCCAATGATAGCTCGATCCAAAATGGACGAAGCGGCTGTAAGTGAATTAGAGGTCAAAGGAATCGAAAATCTCACCCCTACCGAAAAGAAACACCTGCTTTTACAACTTTCCCGAGATAGGATTAAAGATAGTTCTGCCGGCCCATGGGAAATTATTGATGTCTTCAGGGAAAATTGGAGAACCATCAAAGCTACGTTGGCTCAACCCGTAGAAATTGAGGTAAGGGATATAGGAAGGGATGCTCTCTTTCGAGTGTCTCTGGATATAACGCAGTTAGAAAGAGAACTCGAAACCCAGGAACTGGAATAACACTCTTAAAATATAGGGCTGCGTCATTTTTAGATTTTATTCATTTTTAGATTTTATTCATTTTTAAATTCTATTCATTTTCAAATTTTATTCAGTTTTAAATATATAAACTAACATATAGTGTGTTTCGAGCAATATAAAGAAAAAAGTAATAGAAAGAAGAAAATAAGGAAAAGATAAAAATAAAGCAAAGGAAAAAAGAAAAATTGAGGTAAGAATGGTAACCTCAGTAAGTAAATAGATCATCAATCAGAATGAAAACACAAGGCTTGATGCCAAATACATTAATACCTTTTTGGTTTGCGCTTTGCGTAACACTCCCTGCAGTAGACCGGCCTGTCAGGATCCGGCTTGAAAGGCACCTCTGCTTCTTCGCCACAATCTGAGCACTTTGCTTTGTACATCGTCTGTGGCCCTTTACCATAGCCACGTTCTCTGCTGGAACCCCGATCCCTACTCTGGGAACCTTTTCTTTCCATTATGATTTCCCCTATGATATTTCGTTAAAGTTCACACAAAGAGAAGTATCAAATAATTCAAAAAGAGCCTCATTTATGAACATGTTATTGTCTGGGGTCTCGATGAACTAATTGAATTATTAATATCTAGTATAATGATATTTATTCTTACTGCATTAAGCTTTATTAAGAGCTCAACGATTTCTTGCATTTTGAGCCAAGTGTTTCGTAATTTATTCCAGTAAACCATGCGGTTTTATTTAAATTATTGAAATATTTGCCGCATTAAACTCCAGTAATATTCGAGTTAGCATTAAACTCCATTAATATTCAAGTGTTGCATTAAATTCCGTCAATATTTAAATTTCCTGAAGTAATATTTAAGGAACTAAAACTAAGATATGTACTATTATTTTAGTTAAAATTAATCTGTTTTTCATAAAATTTCACAATATAACTATACTTTATAACATATCATATAACATATCATATAACATATTATATAACATATTATAGAATTTATCAGAACATTTACAGTATTTTTATCCTTGTATTATCCTTGCCAAATTTTAGCACTGAAGTCGTCACAGAAATAGCCCAGAAATCCTGATCAAATACTGCATTCCGGAGAAAAAAGGAGGGTTACTAGCCTCCTCTTTTATTTGGATAAAAAGAGAGCCTTTTTTACTCGCTCCCCATTTAATGCCTTCGTGACTCTAAGTAAGGTTATTTTCCCTGGAATTCCTTGCTGACAGCTGCAGCATTGGTATACTCCTTTTCAGGAAGATCCTCGAGAACTTCAATTACTTCATTGCTGGCGTCATGTTTTTTAGCGTGCGCGATAAGCTGCTTCTTATTTACAGGATAATCTATATTCTTTAAAGCCTTCTGAACTTCAATTGGACTGGTTTGCATAAATTCCCCCCTTTGTGTTTATTTTCCCTGAAACTCCTTACTGACAGCTGCTGCATTGGTGTACTCCTTTTCAGGAAGGTCTTCCAGAACCTCAATTACCTTATCACTAGCATTGTGCTTCTTAGCGTGAGCGATAAGCTGCTTCTTATTTACGGGATAATCTATATTCTTCAAAGCCTTCTGAACTTCAATTGGACTGGTTTGCATAAATTCCCCCCACTTTTTATATATTATATATAGTTTTCTCGGTTATATTGATTATATGATGTTCAAGAACTTGCCTCTTGCAGAGAGTAAGCTATTATTTAGGCACCACTGGGACTAGAGAAGTACTGTTCTAAAACACCTGCTTAGTAAATCAGTACTTTTTTGGGTTTGGCGATTTGATGCTTTCTCTTTTCAGACGCCCGATTTTCCTGGTAACCACTCAAGGCTGTTATACTCTATTATCCTTTTAGAAGATCCAGAACATTATTGCTTGCCTGTTCACCTTCGGCAAACTTTACAAGGTAGTCTCTACTTGCAGGATAACCTATTCTCCGCCGGTTATAGATTCTTCAGCCTGGCGTGGATTACTTATTGCAAGTTCACTTTCCTGGATTCAGGTAGCTATTGCCTTCCCCAATTAGTAGCCCACCCACCATTGAGTATTATGTAAAATATAATATAAAAAAGAATTCAACTCAAACGTTTGGCAGAAGATGACTATTTAGATCCAGCAGCTTATTGCTTTTTTTTAGAATTAAAAACTGAATATGTCTCTAAACTAGGGTTTTTGGTTAGCATATATTGAAAGGTATGCCCTCATAGATAGCCTGGTTTAAAAAAGTCAAGTTTAAGGAAGAAAGTCTCTTGAATAGAGTAGTCAATGCCGAAAAATCACTTCATAAGGAAATAAATTCGCAACATATTTAGAAAAACGTTCTTGAAAGCTACTGAAGATCAGAGAGATCACATGAAAATAAATTGATATGATTTCAGCTTATCGTTTTGAAAAGTAATTTTATAATATAAACCTAATGATAAGTCTACGGGATGAAGATATATATTATCTATAATACTTCCATACTACCAGAAATCAAGACTTATCTTCTTATAAAAGCGCCAGATAAATCATTTGCCTGCTACTGAAAAATCTTCAGTTGCCTGGCATATAGAAGAGATTCGTTTCTTCTTCTACTGAAAACCTTTAATATAGGAGTTTCCAGATAAGAGACAAGATCACTATCAGTAAATTCAAGACAAATAGACCAGATGTAATTATGATCGCAGAAAATCTTTTAATCTTTCTACTTGGCCTTGTTCTTTTGGTCAAAGGTTCAGATTATTTTGTAAAATCAGCTTCAACAATTGCAGAGAAGCTTGGTGTTTCCGAATTTGTTATAGGTTTGACACTTGTCGCAGTTGGAACGTCAATTCCTGAACTTGCTTCATCAATAACTGCTTCTCTCCAGCATGCAAGCGGTATCGTAATAGGAAATATCATTGGATCAAACATCGCAAATATAGGGCTTATTGTCGGACTGGCTGCAGTTATTTCCCCAGTGAAAACTGAAATAGAGATGCTCAGGAGAGATGGCT harbors:
- a CDS encoding DUF2795 domain-containing protein, which codes for MQTSPIEVQKALKNIDYPVNKKQLIAHAKKHNASDKVIEVLEDLPEKEYTNAAAVSKEFQGK
- a CDS encoding radical SAM protein, which encodes METRIDMKALIIDGYVDEPACLGVPPYLSPYPRYIAGALRERGLSEMEIHYLTIDTLRENPPGAGELTGKADLVIIIAGTTVPGKYLRASPITLGEIETIFRTAHGVKVIGGPIRLGFSGEGGRAAKGTESRIHLSGAVLARMDLEAFVYDLFKDGVTGSSAVRLRNPEAVDHRFRTTAEIGRWGSRGAFLIRQHSDYPYCMCELETYRGCGRHVHCSFCTEPFYGASEYRPIDDVISEASALYSHGARYFRIGRQPDLFSYHGKDAGGPVPKPDPVAIERLYRGIRNSAPELSVLHMDNANPITLATYPEESEQVLKTIIKYHTAGDVAAFGMESADRAVIEANSLKATSEEVFEAIKLVNRLGAVRGANGLPEILPGINFVHGLMGESKKTFQLNYNFLNEVLDSGLLLRRINIRQVMAFPGTPMYGKDEAARKHKKIFLDYKERVRKNIDLPMLRRVVPEGTVLRDVMCEVREKGITFGRQLGSYPLLVGIPASLPLRKFTDVTVTGHGMRSITGIPYPLPINAASPNLIRELPGIGKKAADSIIAGVPYIGREDFLRRVSEGDRLLRFIEI
- a CDS encoding DUF2795 domain-containing protein, which gives rise to MQTSPIEVQKALKNIDYPVNKKQLIAHAKKHDASNEVIEVLEDLPEKEYTNAAAVSKEFQGK
- a CDS encoding CxxC-x17-CxxC domain-containing protein, with product MERKGSQSRDRGSSRERGYGKGPQTMYKAKCSDCGEEAEVPFKPDPDRPVYCRECYAKRKPKRY
- a CDS encoding DUF2795 domain-containing protein, producing MYNRRRIGYPASRDYLVKFAEGEQASNNVLDLLKG
- a CDS encoding sulfide-dependent adenosine diphosphate thiazole synthase; the encoded protein is MELDEVIITRAIFDEYSKTFLDYTEVDVALIGGGPANLVAARYLAEAGAKVAIYEQKLSLGGGMWAGGMMFPRIVVQEEACRILDDFGIRYKEYQPGYYVANSVESVGKLISGATSAGAEVFNLVSFEDVMIRENDRVTGIVVNWGPVTAQRLHVDPLMIRTKLVIDGTGHEAVVCNTILRKIPNAKIGNLGKLGEKPMWSEVGEQLVVDATKEIYPGLIVAGMAANAATCSPRMGPVFGGMLLSGEKAAKLALEKLKKL
- a CDS encoding toll/interleukin-1 receptor domain-containing protein, which encodes MAHCEQDEPLAQELARALWAVELESFSSLYRKARILSQGERIRFGIRQSDCVIPILTQKGAVSPEVNQEIGLAIGADQLIIPLVETGVELPILIHHLQPIVFSPEAYEDALGKLIQNLRELTRLDWLKITCPYCGEEMTQYISPQEEVESSSCRDAP